Genomic segment of Mastomys coucha isolate ucsf_1 unplaced genomic scaffold, UCSF_Mcou_1 pScaffold23, whole genome shotgun sequence:
ATGGATCAGACCAGGGAGTCTAGGGTCATCTTATTCAACCAAAGCTGTGTACCTTGAGCCAAATATTTTCCTCCCATTTGTCTCACCCAGACTTTAGAATGGGAGAAGCAATGGGatggaatggatggatggatggatggatggatggacgggtAGACGGATGGACAGACGGATGGGAGGCATTGACCAAAAGCCTTCACTACTGGGAACTAGATTAGGTTCTTTTGGGAACCATCAGCATCCAGGAAGAGGCTGGCAACACTAGGGCCCCAGCGTGTGGCTCTGGTGTTAGACCTGAGCCGACAACGGTCTTTTATTACCCAGAGTGCTCTGCTTTGGCCTTACCCAGACCTCTGTGTGGATGCTTTGGACTCAAGGTCTCTCTCATGCTCCAGTCCTACTGGCTTAGGTCATCTTTGTTAGTCATCCCAATGGTACCCTGAGGACCCTGCCTGCTAAGGCTCCATCCATGTAGCTGGTGCCATGTCCTGGAAACCCAGAGCTCAGAAGATGCCAATCAGGCAGCTGCTGGCAGCCAAAACAAGGATCACATACTGTCCATCTAAGCCTGCCCTGCTTGCTTCTCttcaaagaaaaggaataaggATTTGAGGTCAAGTTCTGAAGCCCAGGACAGAGCTGCGAATTCTGGCATCTTCCAGGGGACCTTTATTCAGCCCTAGTCCCCATCTCTGAGGGAATTGTGGGGAGACAATGCGCCACTAACACCTGCCTGAGTCCAGGCAGTCTGGGAAGTAGAGGAGAGAGCTTCTCGCATCACCCCCAGAGGCTATGCTACGGAAGGCAGCCATTGCTGACCCGGTCTGCAGGGATCTTCCATCCCTGACCTTTCCCCCTCTAGGAAATGCAGTTAGGGGAGGAGGGATGCTCTGCAAATGACTTCCATGGGCCTCTTTAGTTTGACTGCAAATTTCTGGTGTGGCCCCAggcccctcccccattctctgAGAGCAGGGCCTGGGAGAGGCCTCAGGCTCCTAGTTGTTACCCTGGGGTTGGGGGAGTACCCCAGAGGTGTTCCCTTCACTGCTCTGGGGTTCCTTGGGGCAGCTGCCCCCCAACTCTGCCTCTTGATGACAAAGGTGGGTCTCCTTCAGGATACTGTGGCTCTGGCTGCAGACATCCCTCttgcggggtggggggtggaggcatcactgagctgtctcctctcTAGGTCTTAGCTGGGAATACAATCAGCTAGTTCCCCAGATCTGGGAGAAGCAGGGGGTACTCTCACTAGAGGACAAGAAGCCTGTACGAATCAGACATCTTGAGAGCCCTTCACATCTGGATGGTTTCTTTGTGGCCATCCAGCAGTCTAGGCCATCTCTTGGGGAAGCTGCCACCAGAACTCAAATGTCACTTTAGCCTCCATTTTGGGTACATTTCGGTGACGTCCCATGGGTTTTATCGGAGACCTGGCATAGAGGCCAGTTTCCGCCTAGCTTCTGGCCATACGGTCCCCTCTAGAGACGCTTCCCAGCCAGGCTCCCTCTGGTCCACAGCCCAGAAGACCCCTCCTCTACGGGCTGTTGTAAGTGAGTgggtttcttctctctttgtttgCCCCTCCTTGCCCTTGCTTTGTGCCCTGGTGTCCCACCTGGCCTGCTTTTCATTCAATTTGctgccactccccaccccactccccaccaaCTCTACAATGGGAGAGGGTCGAGGGATCCTACTGCATCAGTGAGTCCGGACTGGAGGAGAGGAGTGGACCCCTGCTCTGAAAAGTAGGTATGAATCGTTTCTGGAAAATGGTACTTGAAGAGGTAGGGCTCAGGGTCTGGAAGCCGCATTTGCTCAGTGGAGGCTGGCCTTGCTGGGGCCCCTGGGTGTAGGCTCTCTGAATTGGCCAAACTGCAAGAAAAGCATCAGGAAGCCAGCCATAGGAAATATGACATGTCCTGGATTCAGTTGGAGTCCCCTATAATTAACATAATTGCCATGTGGCTGCCTCCCTGGGTCCAGCAGAAATCTTCGGGTCACCGCTGGCCCGTCAGCCCTCCACAGGGACTTCGTGTGAGTGAGGAGGTGCCAGAGACCACGGTGGGCCTCTTGTGCGTGCCTAGCCTATTTGAACTGCTCGGAATTGCTGCTCTGAACCCATGGAGTACAGAAGGGGTCAGGAATGCTAGAAGGGCTGTGTTCCTCCTGTGGTGAGGCAGAGAGGACAGGGTATAGCTACTCACTGATGGACAACACGAAGAGCGAAAAGATGCCCACCACGTGCCACAGGCGCATGTCCCAGAATACCACAGTCTCCTTGGTCAGTGGGGGTGGCTTGGGCTTGGGCGGGGCAGTGCTGGGCTGTGGgtcaagagagaaaggagtgaGCCAGGCACAGGCCAGCAGGCTGGGATGGGGTCAGCAAGGACTCAGCCCACACATTTTAGAACTCCCAAAAGGTTTCAGACATTCACAACCAACACCTTAGACCTCAAAAGCTCCACGACTCAGAATAAAAGCAGTGATCAGAGTCCCAGACCGTGTCACCAAGGACTTGGACTTGAATAGTGGTTGATGCTTGGGGAAACAAGGCTCAAAGAAGCAAATGTGGACAGTGTGTCCTAGCCAGCACGGATGGGGTCTTAGGACCAAGGCCAGAGACAAGGGCAAGGCCTGTTTCATGGGCCAGGTGTGCTGCCTGGTAGACTGGTTTTGCTGTCATCTCCCAATAGAGCTCTACGGCTGGGCTACATGGGTAAGACTTTCCTCATGCAGGTTTCCACACGTTGGCTCCTGCCCTACTCACTCATCACCATGCCACCTAGGCCTGCCAGGATAAGCCGAGAAAAATTGTAATGTAGCGCCACCAGGTGGCTACACCATGTAAGTGCGGCTAAAAAGGACACAGGATCTGTGGGCTTTTAGGAGGCACAATCAAGTCTCAGGTCTAAGGGGACCTGGCCACAGGGTATTAAAATATAACATCCCACCTTGCGTTTCTAGAAGGTAAGGAGAGCACATCATTGATCGGGGTGTCTTGGAGCTATGGCTTTGCCctgggtgtgtttgtttttatagatgctgcactggggattgaacttggggttttgtgtgtgctaggcaaacgCTTACCAACTTagtttcattctcagcctgtcCTGGGTGTTTTGAGGTTATGTGACTTTGCCCCAGGTATCTATGGGAATATGGCTGTGCCTTATGAGAGAGGGTAGTTTTGACTAGAAATAGATACAATCCTGTATCAGAAAGTTTGGCTAAGAgacaaggaaaggggagagacCAAGGCATTTGTGCAATATGCCATCTCCTAAATGATCGGTAAGGATGGGCTGGAAGTGTCCCTTGTGGCTATCTGAGAAAGAAAAGCCACCTGTTTCTCAACCTCTCTCCTGTTCCCACACCCCCACTGCGGTCCATAAACATAGATAAGCACCTTCTAGAAGCGGGCACTTCCTTATCTAACAACTGCCACCCACGGGGAGGGTGACCTATGCCAGGCAACCCAGACTCACTGAGCCAACGACCGACTGACCGGTACATGACTTCTAAGCTCTTCTGCTCACTAGGAGGGACGAGGGTGGGGACCTCCTTTCTTTACTCTGAACCTCCGTTTCTCTCCCTGTCATTGGAGTAGGGTAGTGCCGGCTGTTTCTGGAGACTCTCCAATCTGATGGCAAAACTGACGATAATGTACGACTAAACCAGCATTATCTCTTGGTGGATCAGGGAACCCCCTGTGAGGGTAGGGAATGGATACATGGCATGTGTGGGCGAGTGGGCACACACATGGGCAGAGGGCAAATGTGTGGTTAGAATAATGTGTATTTTGTTCGGTTCCTGACTGCAGCATCAGAATTGGGGTCTTGGCAGTGGCTGCTCCCCATTTCACAGGCCTGGTGTTTTGACCTGACTAACTGTCTAACTGGAAGATCCTGATCAGGCTCTTTGGCGGAGGATAACGGGCCACAACCAGGCATCTTAAGGAAGGCCCCGTAAAGTAGAAATTCTGAAACGTGGAGGTCCTGCCTCCTCCAGAGGCACAGCCTGGTAGAGAGGAACCTTGCAGGGCTGGACAGAGAAGGGACGCAGATCCCAGCCCTGCCTGTATTTTCTACGCTTCCTAGAAGAAAGGCCTTGCATGAGCTGTAGGCAGATGGCATCCAAATGTGATTTGCTCTCCTGTGCCAGGAGACGATGAACTACTTGGAGCGGGAGACTCCTTGCCTCAGAGCTGACTTGCCTGTGGCTACAGCCTTTGCTCTGACAACAGCTCAGTTTCAGGGCAGTTGGTGAGAGGCCCTAGGCTGCCCCATGGGACCCAAGCCAGCCTGGCTTCCCTTACTGGGGACTGATACCTGACTTGAACAGCCTCTTCCACACCACTGGTCAGTTGCAGAAGGGACACACTACACAGGGGCAGAGGTATCTATATGACAGGGTGCTGCCCTCAGACTCAGACCAGTTCAAAGCTCTGCCCCCTCAGAACCCTGAGTGTGGCTGGCTCTGTCTTCCATGCCACCCTACCTGTCCCTTAGCAACTGCCTCCCAGACCTCCACTCTGTCCTCCTGCCCTCTTGCCTCCAGCTCCTGACGTCTGTTCTGCTACCTCTTACTGGAAAGGCTGCAGGTGGCCCCAGCCAGGCTCCTGGCCAGCTtgctccacccacccatcttcttCACCTCCTCTCTGGGCTGAATCCTCTCAGCCTACCCAAGCTGTGACTTTTTCTCATTATTCTCTTCCAAAGAGGAACTGTTCGTGAGGCGTCTGCTCAGAAACCGTCCACAGTTCCAGTAATCACTAGAACCTAGTTGGATTTCCAGACCCTGGGTCCCGCCTAAGTTAGGGAGatgtgtgtagagaaaggccagtTCCCCTAGCAAACCTTAAATTCAGGGTCCGAATGTCCTCTATGAGACTAGAAATCGAGAAAACTAAGAGCTGAAGGTCCCCTCTCCCCATACTCTAGGAAAACAAAGACCGGATGGCAAAGCTGTATCCCTCCTCCACTCATGGACACAAACTCCTTGTGTCCCTGAAGTCAGAGTCTGTGCTCAGACCAGTGACTCTAAGCGTGAAGGGCAAGGGGCCATGTCACCCCACCAAGCAAGATGAAGGGCTAGAGTCAGCGCCCCGCACCCGCTGGCCCCTGCCTCGACGGTGCCAGCATCCCGATCCCTCCATGATGCCGTGCCTCACCTCTACCAGCTGCGTGGCGACACCCGCCAGGCAAGCCCCCAGCGCGGCGCCGCCCAGCGCCCAGAGCCGCCCCGAGCCACGCTGCCTCCCGGCCATGTTCTCTCGTTTGCCGCGCGCTCCCGTGCAGGTCCTGAGAGCCCAGGGGGCTGATGCACAGAGCTACCGGGTGACTGCCCCTGGCCACCGGCAggcggtgatggtggtggtggcagcggccGCGGAGAGTCCTGGCTGCGGGCGGCTGAGTCCGCATCATTTATTCATCTTGGGTGTCAGGTTCCCGGGACGCCACCTGCGCCATCACTGCTGGGGTGAGGGTAGGTGTGGGTGGCACCCCGCCTAGGCTATCAGACTTTTAGACCTCCACTACACCCCAAGGACACTGAggtgggggggaaggaggggaggaagggaaacgTTTAGGGGTAGGTCCTTGACTAACATATACCCCCCTACACTCCCGTCCCTTCTCCCtcgggcctcagtttctccacttgGGACAGGGGAGGGGCTGGAATCAACTGATCTAGGAGGCCCTTCCCATTCTGACGTCCtgagtttggggaaaaaaaatggtaCTGGACTTGGGAGGGGGCAGAGCGGGCATGTTGCCATGGTGACAGGCACCGAGGGATATCCTGGACTTTCTGGGCTGGCTTCCTGCCCAGAGGCAGCTCTGGTCACCCTGGACACCAaagcagaaggaggggaggatgtggagaaccAGGCATAGTATAGTTCAAGCTGGCCATATGTTGATGTTGTGGGAGGAGCTTCTGCCCCACAGGACTATATCCCGGGAAGATCATTTTCTGACCCTGTTGAATGGCCTGCCATATAGCCTGGGCCTTGACCTAGCAAGTCCTTGAAGCTGCACTGTGGGCCTAACCCGGTGGGAACATTGACGGCCCAGGGATGGAGTTTGTGAGCATCCGTGGAGACCCAGAGGAGGGGATACGGTCTTAGAGCAGGGTGGGAGGGAGCTTGGAAATACCTATGCGTAGTCCACCTCACtctcccattttccttccttctttccactaGCACCTGCTTGCTGAGTGCTAGGAGAAGCAGGCTCGGCATCTTTTCTCTCACCAAGAACAGCTGTGGAGGCCAggctggggggcggggagaggggggagagtcCTCAGCAAGGCCCTTCCATAGGTCTCATAGGGCTCTATCCTGTATGTGCCATCGATGGATAAGGACAGAGGAGGCCTCAACAGGGAGCAGAAGGCCACGTGCCCTTCAGGGACTGCATTTAACAGGGCAGCCAGGAAAACAGCTACTGTTTGAAAAGGACTGAGATCAAAGTCAGTCTCGACAGTAGCTGGCAAAAACCTAGGGGTAGCTTCATCCAAAGCAAgcaagaaacagaataaaagccCAAAACAACACGACAGAATacaccttccccacccccaggaatGCTTCTCCAactaaagcagcagcagcagcagcagcagcagcagcagcaggtctcTCCCTCCTACTTCCTCAAGCCTCAGCCACAGGCTAGACCTGGGTCAGGCTACTGAAAACCACATTGATAGCAGGGGGGTGATGGCAGGTGGGGGAGGCGGGGATAATGACCCTGGGGCATGTGCTTAGAGAGGCAGAACTGAACTTTGTCCAGGTGAACCAGGCAACTGGGTTGTGGCAATGGGAAGTTCTAGCCTGGGGACTAAGAAGCCCGAGGCTATCACAGGGCTaatggtggggagaggggagggtacAGTGACTGTTGGCTTTGAAAGCCGGCTCACCTTAGCAGGACACATTGGACTGCTGCTCACAGGATCTCCCTTGCTGCTCAACCCAGGGAGGGTACTGATGTTCAAAGTTCCTTCTCTTGGaagaggctcagtggttaggagcatttgttgctcttgcagaggtcccgagtttgattcccagcatctgcGGGATGGCTctcaaccatcagtaactccagtcccagaagatTTGACACTTCCTCCTGAACTCGACAGGCATGTGGtgtacacaggcaaaacattcatacacataagaaaataaattcattttaagaattaaagtacattttcttgtttgtctgGCAAAAAGTAGGGGAAGCCAGAATTATGGTTGCGTGGAAGAGCGCTTGCCCTGTT
This window contains:
- the Tmie gene encoding transmembrane inner ear expressed protein isoform X1, translated to MMRTQPPAARTLRGRCHHHHHRLPVARGSHPVALCISPLGSQDLHGSARQTREHGREAAWLGAALGAGRRRAGGLPGGCRHAAGRVITLCCVFNCRVPRTRKEIEARYLQRKAAKMYTDKLETVPPLNELTEIPGEDKKKKKKDSVDTVAIKVEEDEKNEAKKKGEK